A region of Thermoleophilaceae bacterium DNA encodes the following proteins:
- a CDS encoding SDR family oxidoreductase, with translation MTARVAVVTGAARNIGRAIAERFLADGANVVVCDVDAEAIDTTAAEIAPSEDRVLGHPADLSRFDGAEALVKAALERFGRVDALVNNAGGGVIRPFLQHDENSIQETLSRNLLTTIHCCRAVLPAMVEQSGGRIVNLGAESVRNGLWWHAMYNGAKGGVHGLTTGLAREFAPNGITVNCVAPSIVATAEVKEAMAAGDQLPAPMKQALNQTIGTIPAGRPATLEEVADVVCFLASEGAGFVTGQVISVNGGSSML, from the coding sequence GTGACTGCCCGCGTCGCCGTGGTCACGGGGGCCGCCCGCAACATCGGGCGCGCGATCGCCGAGCGCTTCCTCGCCGACGGCGCGAACGTGGTGGTCTGCGACGTGGACGCGGAGGCGATCGACACGACGGCCGCGGAGATCGCGCCCTCCGAGGACCGTGTGCTGGGCCACCCGGCAGACCTCTCGCGCTTCGACGGGGCAGAGGCGCTGGTGAAGGCCGCACTGGAGCGCTTCGGCCGGGTGGACGCGCTGGTGAACAACGCCGGCGGCGGCGTGATCCGGCCCTTCCTCCAGCACGACGAGAACTCGATCCAGGAGACGCTCTCGCGCAACCTGCTGACGACGATCCACTGCTGCCGGGCGGTGCTGCCGGCGATGGTAGAGCAATCCGGGGGGCGGATCGTGAACCTCGGCGCCGAGTCGGTCCGCAACGGGCTCTGGTGGCACGCGATGTACAACGGCGCGAAGGGCGGCGTGCACGGGCTGACCACGGGGCTCGCGCGCGAGTTCGCACCCAACGGCATCACGGTGAACTGCGTGGCGCCCTCGATCGTGGCCACCGCCGAGGTGAAGGAGGCGATGGCCGCCGGCGACCAGCTCCCGGCGCCGATGAAGCAGGCCCTCAACCAGACGATCGGCACGATCCCGGCGGGCCGGCCCGCCACCCTCGAAGAGGTGGCCGACGTGGTCTGCTTCCTGGCCTCCGAGGGAGCGGGCTTCGTGACCGGTCAGGTGATCAGCGTCAACGGCGGCAGCAGCATGCTCTGA
- a CDS encoding SCP2 sterol-binding domain-containing protein: MPQFLSEDWVQAIEDAMNANYTIKEFAGWAYITLEHVATGVPDRGEVRHWRRFADGRVQVQLGAADSPDATMTTSYEDAVAINKGELDLQAAFTGGKLKVDGDVTKLLQYQAELSEVAAAVHGVDAAY, translated from the coding sequence ATGCCGCAGTTCCTGTCAGAGGATTGGGTCCAGGCCATCGAGGACGCGATGAACGCGAACTACACGATCAAGGAGTTCGCGGGCTGGGCGTACATCACGCTCGAGCACGTGGCCACCGGCGTGCCGGACCGTGGTGAGGTGCGCCACTGGCGCCGCTTCGCCGACGGCAGGGTGCAGGTTCAGCTTGGCGCTGCGGACTCCCCCGACGCCACGATGACCACGAGCTACGAGGACGCTGTAGCGATCAACAAGGGAGAGCTTGACCTCCAGGCCGCTTTCACGGGCGGCAAGCTGAAGGTGGACGGCGACGTAACCAAGCTGCTCCAGTACCAGGCGGAGCTGTCCGAGGTCGCGGCCGCAGTGCACGGGGTCGACGCCGCGTACTGA
- a CDS encoding aromatic-ring-hydroxylating dioxygenase subunit beta translates to MEAAAVQDRLLTRLAVEDFLYHEAALLDAWRLDDWFALFTEDATFVVPATDALEGNPAETLTIIDDDHLRLSWRVERLKSRHAHREFPYSRTRRVITNVRVTGIRDDELDVEAGVIVYRFRYGKGDPFVGSYRHTLVRDGDSFLFRRRRALLDMETLSPNGALSMIF, encoded by the coding sequence ATGGAGGCGGCCGCGGTACAGGACCGCCTGCTCACCCGCCTCGCGGTGGAGGACTTCCTCTACCACGAGGCCGCGCTGCTGGATGCTTGGAGGCTCGACGACTGGTTCGCCCTCTTCACCGAGGACGCCACCTTCGTGGTGCCCGCCACCGACGCGCTCGAGGGCAACCCCGCCGAGACGCTCACGATCATCGACGACGACCACCTGCGGCTGAGCTGGCGCGTCGAGCGCCTCAAGAGCCGTCACGCCCACCGCGAGTTCCCCTACTCGCGCACGCGCAGGGTGATCACGAACGTCCGGGTCACGGGCATCCGCGACGATGAGCTGGACGTGGAGGCGGGCGTGATCGTGTACCGCTTCCGCTACGGGAAGGGCGACCCCTTCGTGGGCAGCTACCGCCACACCCTGGTGCGCGACGGCGACTCGTTCCTCTTCCGGCGCCGGCGCGCGCTGCTCGACATGGAGACGCTGAGCCCCAACGGCGCACTCAGCATGATCTTCTGA
- a CDS encoding alpha/beta fold hydrolase, translating into MPGVAEDLLWACRILDGERLTDAFGHVSARLGPDGMLISPKLGPGMVQAADEFLRLKLDGEFVSGDFSLVPAEAAIHRAILRARRDVAAVCRFHGSACMAWATLGRPLEATIGPGLALGPSVPVHDRTRTVTTDEEADEVAATLGGGSAVLLRGFGAVTVGRSLPEAVIRAWALERSAAAVLAASAVGEPLTYPPEAAEELTANDVVLVGQIQRAWNYLKATHAPARRARETVERETTTTEHGEEPADMSEGSIWLEMVGRGVQERFYDAGGVRTRVLEAGEGPTLLLLHGTGGHAETYYRNMVPLSEHFRVLAVDMVGHGFSDRPGIAYSLDDFAGHVADLLDAIGVERAHISGESLGSAVAAWFAITRPERVERLVLNTAVLALPTEEGLAELEEFARRTVEVMSGGFTREAVRTRMEWLVAEPSRMTEELVSCRYKIYSQPGMLEAVGKVMMSVGGMFRGLSGQEYFEDGVMGRIQAPTLVLWTEHNPGQNADFARAVAADIPDHEFKILTDCGHWPQFEDPDEFNRLHVEFLTASQRAASAH; encoded by the coding sequence ATGCCCGGTGTGGCCGAGGACCTGCTCTGGGCCTGCCGGATCCTCGACGGCGAGCGGCTCACCGACGCCTTCGGCCATGTGAGCGCGCGGCTGGGGCCCGACGGCATGCTGATCAGCCCCAAGCTTGGGCCCGGGATGGTGCAGGCCGCCGACGAGTTCCTGCGCCTGAAGCTCGACGGCGAGTTCGTGTCGGGCGACTTCAGCCTGGTGCCGGCCGAGGCCGCGATTCATCGGGCCATCCTGCGGGCGCGGCGCGACGTGGCGGCGGTGTGCCGCTTCCACGGCTCGGCCTGCATGGCGTGGGCCACGCTTGGGCGCCCGCTCGAGGCGACGATCGGCCCGGGGCTGGCCCTGGGGCCGAGCGTGCCGGTGCACGACCGCACGCGCACCGTGACCACCGACGAGGAGGCGGACGAGGTGGCGGCCACCCTCGGCGGCGGGTCGGCGGTGCTGCTCCGCGGCTTCGGGGCGGTCACCGTCGGGCGGAGCCTGCCCGAGGCGGTGATCCGAGCCTGGGCGCTCGAACGCTCGGCCGCCGCGGTGCTGGCGGCGTCGGCGGTGGGCGAGCCCCTGACCTACCCGCCCGAGGCGGCGGAAGAGCTGACGGCCAACGACGTGGTGCTCGTGGGCCAGATTCAGCGGGCCTGGAACTACCTGAAGGCGACCCACGCGCCGGCGCGGCGGGCGCGCGAGACGGTCGAACGTGAGACAACCACGACGGAGCATGGAGAGGAACCGGCGGACATGAGCGAGGGAAGTATCTGGCTGGAGATGGTGGGCAGGGGCGTGCAGGAGCGCTTCTACGACGCCGGCGGGGTGCGCACCCGCGTGCTCGAGGCGGGAGAGGGCCCCACGCTGCTCCTGCTGCACGGCACCGGCGGGCACGCCGAGACCTACTACCGGAACATGGTTCCGCTCAGTGAGCACTTCCGCGTGCTGGCGGTGGACATGGTGGGGCACGGCTTCTCCGATCGGCCGGGCATCGCCTACTCGCTCGACGACTTCGCCGGCCACGTAGCCGACCTGCTGGACGCGATCGGGGTGGAGCGGGCGCACATATCGGGCGAGTCACTGGGCTCGGCCGTGGCGGCCTGGTTCGCGATCACCCGCCCGGAGCGGGTGGAGCGCCTGGTTCTGAACACCGCGGTGCTGGCGCTGCCCACGGAGGAGGGCCTCGCGGAGCTGGAGGAGTTCGCCCGCCGAACCGTGGAGGTGATGTCGGGCGGGTTCACCCGTGAGGCAGTGCGAACACGAATGGAATGGCTCGTGGCCGAGCCTTCCCGGATGACCGAGGAGCTGGTGAGCTGCCGCTACAAGATCTACTCACAGCCCGGGATGCTCGAGGCCGTCGGCAAAGTGATGATGAGCGTGGGCGGCATGTTCCGCGGCTTGTCCGGCCAGGAGTACTTCGAGGACGGAGTGATGGGGCGGATCCAGGCGCCGACGCTCGTGCTCTGGACTGAGCACAACCCGGGCCAGAACGCCGATTTCGCCCGCGCAGTCGCCGCCGACATCCCCGACCACGAGTTCAAGATCCTCACAGACTGCGGGCACTGGCCCCAGTTCGAGGACCCCGACGAGTTCAACCGGCTGCACGTGGAGTTCCTGACGGCGAGCCAGCGGGCCGCCAGCGCACACTGA